From Pseudoalteromonas piratica:
TTCTTAAGCGATTAAACTTTGATAACTTTAAAGTATCTGTAAAAGCGTCAGATGTATTCTTAGCGGTGGGTGCATACCGTTTATTAGCAAAAGAAATTGATCAACCACTGCATCTAGGTATTACTGAAGCGGGTGGTTTTAGAGCAGGTTCTGTTAAATCAGCAGTTGGTCTAGGCATGCTACTTGCCGAGGGCATAGGTGATACCTTACGTGTTTCATTGGCTGCGGATCCTGTACAAGAGATCAAAGTCGGTTTTGATATCTTAAAATCACTGCGTATTCGCTCACGTGGCATTAATTTTATTGCCTGTCCAAGTTGTTCACGTCAAGAGTTTGATGTGGTAAATACAATGAACCAACTTGAAGAGCGTTTAGAAGATGTGATCGAGCCTGTTACTGTTTCAGTTATTGGCTGTGTGGTAAATGGTCCAGGTGAAGCGCTTGTCAGTGATTTAGGTTTGGCGGGTGCCAATAAACGATCTGGTTTATACATCAATGGTGAGCGCCAAAAAACACGTATTGATAACAATCAAATTGTTGACCAATTAGAAACGCAAATTCGTGATTACATCGCAAAAAAGAGCACTGAACAACAAATAGACGTTAAGTTAGTTGAGTAAGTAAGCTCGTTGAGTATAATTGACAATCTTCTTTTTCTGGGGCGTTTTCGCCCCATGCATTTAATTAGCATTAAGGTAAGGCAGCGTGGCAAAACAAATCCAAGCAGTTCGCGGAATGAATGACTGTGTACCGGGTGATACTCAGGTATGGCAGAAAGTTGAAAGCATTTTACGTGAAACGGTTGCATCATATGGTTATCAAGAAATACGTTTCCCAATTGTTGAATCAACTGATTTGTTTAAGCGCTCGATTGGTGAAGTTACCGATATCGTAGAAAAAGAAATGTATACCTTTGAAGACCGTAATGGTGATAGCTTAACGTTGCGTCCTGAAGGCACTGCAGTTTGTGTTCGTGCAGGTAATCAAAATGGCCTACTTTATAACCAAGAACAGCGTCTATGGTACATGGGACCGATGTTCCGCCATGAAAGACCACAAAAAGGCCGTTATCGTCAGTTTCACCAATTTGGCCTAGAGGTATTTGGTTTTGAAACTGCAGATATTGATGCGGAAGTGATTATTCTGACTGCTCGTTTATGGCAAGCATTTGGTATTAGCGAACATGTTCGTTTAGAGCTGAATTCACTTGGTTCGAATGAAGCGCGTGCGCAGTACCGTGATGCTTTAGTTGCGTTCCTAGAGCAGAATATCGATGCGTTAGACGAAGATTCTAAGCGCCGTATGCACACCAACCCATTGCGTGTGCTCGATAGCAAAAACCCAGATGTACAAGCCATTTTAGTTAATGCGCCTAAGCTATCTGAACACCTTGATGAAGAGTCACAACAACATTTTGCAAATTTATGTGAACGTTTAGATGCTGCTGGTATCGAATACCAAGTTAATGAGAAGCTGGTACGTGGTTTAGATTACTATAACCGCACTGTGTTTGAATGGGTAACTGAAAGTCTAGGTGCTCAAGGCACAGTATGTGCTGGCGGACGTTACGACGGCCTGGTTGAGCAATTAGGTGGCAAAGCAACGCCAGCGGTTGGTTTTGCAATGGGAATGGAGCGCTTAGTGCTCTTGTTGCAAGAGCTTAACTGCGTTGGTGAAATTCGTCGTACCAGTGACGTGTATATTGCAGCAATGGGTGATGCGGCAAGTATTCAAGCGCCAGTCATTGCCGAAAAACTGCGTGCACTCGTACCGGGCATTCGTATTATCGTCCATGCCGGTGGTGGTAACTTTAAAAAGCAATTAAAACGAGCAGATAAAAGTGATGCTGTTTACGCACTGATTATTGGAGAAAGTGAACTTGAAAATAATCAAGTCACTGTAAAACATTTGCGTGAGCATCAAGAACAACAAACACTAGATTTAGATCAAGCAGCCGAGTTGCTAAAAGGCTTGGTATAAGAGGTTAGAATGGAAATTTATTCAACAGAAGAACAACAAGCAGAAGCAATAAAACGATTTTTCCGTGAAAATGGCGCATCATTAATTGCCGGTGTAGTGATTGGTTTAGGTGGTCTATATGGTTGGAAAGCATACAACCAATCGCAAATTGACAGTGCAGAAGCAGCATCTGATGCTTACACACAGCTAATTTCAACTGCTGGCCAAGATAATTCAGAAGTATTAGCGAAATCGGATGCGTTTTTAGCAGAGTATAAAGATTCAAGCTATGCCGTATTAGCAGCGTTTGTTACAGCGCGTGAAGCTGTTGATGCAAAAAATTACGCTGTAGCAAAAGAAAAATTAGAATGGATTGTTGCTAACTCATCTCAAGCTGAATTAAAAGCGGTTGCTGCAACGCGTATTGCACGTATCGAGCTTGCTGAAGCAAACTATGACGCAGCATTAGCAAAATTAAATGGTGCTTTTCCAGCAGCATTCAAATCACAAGTTGAAGAGTTGAAAGGTGATATTTACTTAGCTAAAGAAGACAAAGACAATGCACGTCTAGCGTATCAAGCTGCAATTGATGCCGCTGGTGACGCGCCAAGTCAATTGCTTCAAGTTAAATTGGATAATCTTGCCGTTGCACAGTCGCTATAGGTGATTTATGAAAAAAATTACCTTAGCAAGCTTGCTATTACTGACCTTAGGGTTGGCTGGCTGTTCGTCGAGTGAAGATGACGAGGACGAATTAAAGCTGCCTGAAATTGTTAATCAATTTGAAGCCAAAAGCGTTTGGCAAACCAGTGTTGGCTCAGGCGTAGAGCATTATTTCTCACGTCTTTCGCCTGTTGTTTACAAAGACACTGTGTATGTTGCATCGCGTCGCGGCGAAATAAAAGCAATTGATATCAATACTGGTAAAGAGCTTTGGCGTACAGATGTGCGTGAAAACCCTGCATTTTGGCCGTGGGCTGATGAT
This genomic window contains:
- the hisS gene encoding histidine--tRNA ligase, producing the protein MAKQIQAVRGMNDCVPGDTQVWQKVESILRETVASYGYQEIRFPIVESTDLFKRSIGEVTDIVEKEMYTFEDRNGDSLTLRPEGTAVCVRAGNQNGLLYNQEQRLWYMGPMFRHERPQKGRYRQFHQFGLEVFGFETADIDAEVIILTARLWQAFGISEHVRLELNSLGSNEARAQYRDALVAFLEQNIDALDEDSKRRMHTNPLRVLDSKNPDVQAILVNAPKLSEHLDEESQQHFANLCERLDAAGIEYQVNEKLVRGLDYYNRTVFEWVTESLGAQGTVCAGGRYDGLVEQLGGKATPAVGFAMGMERLVLLLQELNCVGEIRRTSDVYIAAMGDAASIQAPVIAEKLRALVPGIRIIVHAGGGNFKKQLKRADKSDAVYALIIGESELENNQVTVKHLREHQEQQTLDLDQAAELLKGLV
- a CDS encoding YfgM family protein, with the protein product MEIYSTEEQQAEAIKRFFRENGASLIAGVVIGLGGLYGWKAYNQSQIDSAEAASDAYTQLISTAGQDNSEVLAKSDAFLAEYKDSSYAVLAAFVTAREAVDAKNYAVAKEKLEWIVANSSQAELKAVAATRIARIELAEANYDAALAKLNGAFPAAFKSQVEELKGDIYLAKEDKDNARLAYQAAIDAAGDAPSQLLQVKLDNLAVAQSL
- the ispG gene encoding flavodoxin-dependent (E)-4-hydroxy-3-methylbut-2-enyl-diphosphate synthase, which translates into the protein MFSESPIKRRKSKRIYVGNVPIGDGAPIAVQSMTNTETTDVAATVAQIKAIQDAGADIVRVSVPTMDAAEAFKQIKQQVDIPLVADIHFDYRIALKVAEYGADCLRINPGNIGSEERIQAVVDAAREKNIPIRIGVNGGSLERDIQEKYGEPTPEALLESAMRHVNILKRLNFDNFKVSVKASDVFLAVGAYRLLAKEIDQPLHLGITEAGGFRAGSVKSAVGLGMLLAEGIGDTLRVSLAADPVQEIKVGFDILKSLRIRSRGINFIACPSCSRQEFDVVNTMNQLEERLEDVIEPVTVSVIGCVVNGPGEALVSDLGLAGANKRSGLYINGERQKTRIDNNQIVDQLETQIRDYIAKKSTEQQIDVKLVE